The Blastomonas fulva genome contains a region encoding:
- the ftsZ gene encoding cell division protein FtsZ — MSITIGPPTVDELRPRIAVIGIGGAGGNAIANMIAAHVEGVDFIVANTDAQALNSSTAEQRIQLGPDVTQGLGAGSRPEVGRAAAEETVGDIEAILEGTHMCFIAAGMGGGTGTGAAPVVAKAARDRGILTVGVVTKPFTFEGTRRMRAAEAGIAELQKNVDTLIVIPNQNLFLVANPNTTFKEAFQLADEVLQQGVRSITDLIVNPGLINLDFADIRSVMREMGKAMMGTGEAEGDGRALEAAERAIANPLLDGVSMKGAKGVIVSITGGDDMRLMEVDEAANHIKELVDPDANIIWGSAFNPDLEGKIRVSVVATGIDGEALHNTEDSRPFSLAQGGTRSFTAPVAAPAPAPAPAPAPAPSFAATPAPVAADAAETLDLGVAAQSLDDADAASAGDELLLDTASMDPVDESAPVAAAPAAEAAAPAAKAPRVATGGGTLFERMSSLSRGGARSDDEDGDDGTDAPPLNIPRFLGRQNNQ, encoded by the coding sequence ATGAGCATCACCATTGGACCGCCCACCGTCGATGAACTGCGTCCGCGGATCGCGGTGATCGGCATCGGCGGCGCAGGCGGCAACGCAATTGCCAACATGATCGCGGCGCATGTGGAAGGCGTCGACTTCATCGTCGCCAACACCGATGCGCAGGCGCTCAACTCGTCGACCGCCGAACAGCGCATCCAGCTCGGCCCCGATGTCACCCAGGGCCTGGGCGCCGGATCGCGTCCCGAAGTCGGCCGCGCGGCGGCGGAAGAAACCGTCGGCGACATCGAGGCGATCCTCGAGGGCACGCACATGTGCTTCATCGCTGCGGGCATGGGCGGCGGCACCGGCACCGGAGCAGCGCCGGTGGTGGCCAAGGCTGCGCGCGATCGCGGCATCCTCACCGTCGGCGTCGTCACCAAGCCGTTCACCTTCGAAGGCACGCGCCGTATGCGCGCGGCTGAAGCGGGTATCGCCGAGCTGCAGAAGAACGTCGACACGCTGATCGTCATCCCCAACCAGAACCTGTTCCTGGTCGCCAACCCCAACACCACCTTCAAGGAAGCCTTCCAGCTTGCCGACGAAGTGCTGCAGCAGGGCGTGCGCTCGATCACCGACCTGATCGTCAACCCCGGCCTCATCAATCTCGACTTCGCCGATATCCGCTCGGTGATGCGCGAGATGGGTAAGGCGATGATGGGCACCGGTGAAGCCGAAGGCGATGGTCGCGCTCTGGAAGCTGCGGAACGCGCTATTGCCAACCCGCTGCTCGACGGCGTTTCGATGAAGGGCGCCAAGGGCGTCATCGTCTCGATCACCGGCGGCGACGACATGCGCCTGATGGAAGTCGACGAAGCGGCCAATCACATCAAGGAACTGGTCGATCCGGATGCCAACATCATCTGGGGCAGCGCGTTCAACCCCGATCTGGAAGGCAAGATCCGCGTGTCGGTGGTTGCCACCGGAATCGATGGCGAAGCCCTGCACAACACTGAGGATTCGCGTCCGTTCTCGCTCGCCCAGGGTGGCACGCGCAGCTTCACCGCACCGGTTGCGGCGCCTGCGCCCGCACCTGCTCCGGCCCCGGCTCCTGCGCCATCCTTTGCTGCAACGCCTGCTCCCGTGGCGGCCGATGCCGCCGAAACGCTGGATCTGGGCGTGGCCGCGCAGTCGCTCGATGATGCCGATGCCGCATCGGCGGGCGACGAACTGCTGCTCGATACCGCCAGCATGGATCCGGTGGACGAGTCGGCGCCCGTGGCTGCTGCTCCTGCTGCAGAAGCCGCTGCGCCTGCCGCCAAGGCTCCGCGCGTGGCAACCGGCGGCGGCACGCTGTTCGAGCGCATGTCGAGCCTGTCGCGCGGCGGCGCCCGCAGTGATGACGAGGATGGCGACGACGGCACCGATGCGCCTCCGCTGAACATCCCGCGCTTTCTGGGCCGCCAGAACAACCAGTAA
- the ftsA gene encoding cell division protein FtsA, whose product MSGGKPRKGGAAVPRIEKTFGALDIGSSKVCAMIVGRTDAGELLVLGTGQRASDGVKRGYITDMQATELAVREAVEQAERIAGLNIDHVHVSCTSGGLTSTIARVEIDLGGGRIDEDDVDHLLAAGRETIQPGGRMVLHAQPALYTLDGATGVKKPIGLHAERLGVDIHVVFADGAPVRNIDQTVAAAYLGVSGIVAAPIAAGTACLGEEERELGVALIEMGAAVTNISLYAGGMLVGLFTIPFGGADITDAIASAFGLRRAEAERIKCFHGAATSSPRDNHDMIDLRLPEEDSKLVGAGGRAPDDKHSISRAQLVSVIRQPLDYLIGEITKGLKELGFTGAQGQRIVLTGGCAELRGLADHMQVALGRTVRIGRPSGLAGLPDAHAGPAFSTLAGLALFAADEPVDIRSIVSSYQQVHRHSGAAVLQRLWRALVGNF is encoded by the coding sequence ATGAGCGGCGGCAAGCCCCGCAAGGGCGGCGCAGCCGTCCCCCGGATCGAAAAGACCTTCGGCGCGCTCGACATCGGCTCGTCCAAGGTCTGCGCGATGATCGTCGGACGCACCGATGCGGGCGAGCTGCTGGTGCTGGGCACCGGGCAGAGGGCGAGCGACGGGGTCAAGCGCGGCTATATCACCGACATGCAGGCGACCGAGCTTGCGGTGCGCGAGGCGGTCGAGCAGGCCGAGCGGATCGCCGGGCTCAACATCGATCATGTCCATGTCAGCTGCACCTCGGGCGGGCTCACCAGCACGATCGCGCGGGTCGAGATCGATCTGGGCGGGGGCCGTATCGACGAGGATGACGTCGATCACCTGCTCGCCGCCGGGCGCGAAACGATCCAGCCGGGCGGGCGCATGGTGCTGCACGCGCAACCTGCGCTTTACACGCTCGACGGCGCGACCGGGGTCAAGAAGCCGATCGGGCTGCACGCCGAGCGGCTGGGCGTCGATATCCACGTGGTGTTCGCCGATGGGGCGCCGGTGCGCAACATCGACCAGACCGTGGCGGCGGCGTATCTCGGCGTCAGCGGCATCGTTGCCGCGCCGATCGCGGCGGGCACAGCGTGCCTGGGCGAGGAAGAGCGCGAGTTGGGCGTCGCATTGATCGAAATGGGCGCAGCGGTCACCAACATCTCGCTGTACGCCGGCGGCATGCTGGTCGGGCTGTTCACCATTCCCTTTGGCGGCGCGGACATCACCGATGCGATCGCGTCCGCCTTCGGGCTGCGCCGGGCCGAGGCCGAGCGGATCAAGTGCTTCCACGGCGCGGCTACGTCCTCGCCGCGCGACAACCACGACATGATCGACCTGCGCCTGCCCGAAGAGGACAGCAAGCTGGTGGGCGCAGGCGGGCGCGCGCCCGACGACAAGCATTCGATCAGCCGCGCGCAACTGGTTTCGGTCATCCGCCAGCCGCTGGATTATCTCATCGGAGAGATCACCAAGGGACTGAAGGAGCTGGGCTTTACCGGCGCGCAGGGGCAGCGGATCGTGCTCACCGGCGGGTGCGCGGAGCTGCGCGGGCTGGCCGATCACATGCAGGTGGCGCTGGGCCGCACGGTGCGGATCGGGCGGCCTTCGGGGCTGGCTGGTCTTCCGGACGCGCATGCGGGCCCTGCCTTTTCGACGCTGGCCGGGCTCGCGCTGTTCGCGGCTGACGAGCCGGTGGACATTCGCAGCATTGTGTCGAGCTATCAGCAGGTTCATCGCCATTCGGGTGCGGCGGTATTGCAGCGTCTGTGGCGGGCATTGGTCGGCAATTTCTGA
- a CDS encoding cell division protein FtsQ/DivIB encodes MTTRIKRGTSAKRGATRAKPRTAQRSRTNAALARLPFTEAQLQKAATIGVLGLLALAGVITAQFMGLPGMVQEEMALAAGRAGFEVKKVEVRNVDKMNELKVYEIVLAQKDRSMPQVDLEELRRELTRFSWIADARISRQLPDTLIVDIVEREPMAVWEDRGKVMLVDAEGVALEPSPGQIDPKMLRIVGKRANAKIGDLTELLDAAPALTPQVKEAEWVGNRRWNLTFHTGEVLALPEGEDLSEAALINFARMDGVNRLLGKGVTYFDLRDPERAYLRKPRNPAKPEGDAIASAAQ; translated from the coding sequence ATGACGACACGGATTAAACGCGGCACATCGGCCAAGCGCGGCGCAACCCGCGCCAAGCCGCGCACCGCGCAAAGATCGCGCACCAACGCCGCACTGGCGCGTCTGCCGTTCACCGAGGCGCAGCTGCAGAAGGCCGCCACTATCGGCGTGCTGGGGCTGCTGGCGCTGGCCGGGGTCATCACCGCGCAGTTCATGGGCCTGCCCGGCATGGTGCAGGAAGAGATGGCGCTGGCCGCCGGGCGCGCGGGCTTCGAGGTCAAGAAGGTCGAGGTGCGCAACGTCGACAAGATGAACGAGCTCAAGGTCTACGAGATCGTGCTGGCACAGAAGGACCGGTCGATGCCGCAGGTCGATCTGGAAGAGCTCCGCCGCGAACTCACCCGGTTCAGCTGGATCGCCGATGCCCGCATCTCGCGCCAGCTGCCCGATACGCTGATCGTCGACATCGTCGAGCGCGAACCGATGGCGGTGTGGGAGGATCGCGGCAAGGTGATGCTGGTCGATGCCGAAGGCGTCGCGCTCGAGCCAAGCCCCGGCCAGATCGATCCCAAGATGCTGCGGATCGTCGGCAAGCGCGCCAATGCGAAGATCGGCGACCTTACCGAACTGCTCGATGCAGCGCCCGCGCTGACCCCGCAGGTCAAGGAGGCCGAATGGGTCGGTAACCGCCGCTGGAACCTGACCTTCCACACGGGCGAGGTGCTGGCACTTCCCGAGGGCGAGGACCTGTCCGAAGCCGCGCTGATCAACTTTGCGCGGATGGATGGGGTCAACCGGCTGCTGGGCAAGGGCGTGACCTATTTCGATCTGCGCGATCCTGAACGCGCTTACTTGCGCAAACCCCGCAACCCCGCCAAACCCGAAGGCGATGCGATCGCATCGGCAGCGCAATGA
- a CDS encoding D-alanine--D-alanine ligase: MTLPKLHIAVLMGGWSAEREVSLMSGEGVAKALESRGHTVTRVDMDRNVAAVLAGIRPDVVFNALHGTPGEDGSVQGMLDLMQIPYTHSGLTTSVIAIDKVLTKQALVPHGIPMPGGHIVRSECLYAGDPLPRPYVLKPVNEGSSVGVAIVKADSNYGDPIARDAVGPWQEFDELLAEPFIKGRELTTAVLGDRALGVTELQTKSGFYDYDAKYTDGLTLHICPADIPEDIAALCMDLALRAHNILGCKGASRSDFRWDDEKGVDGLFLLEVNTQPGMTPLSLVPEQAAHVGISYADLVEIIVESALGGTRHDDTD; this comes from the coding sequence ATGACTCTACCCAAGCTCCATATCGCCGTGCTTATGGGCGGCTGGTCAGCCGAACGCGAGGTGTCGCTGATGAGCGGCGAGGGCGTCGCCAAGGCGCTGGAATCGCGCGGGCATACCGTGACCCGCGTCGACATGGATCGCAATGTCGCCGCGGTGCTCGCCGGCATTCGCCCCGATGTCGTGTTCAACGCGCTGCACGGTACACCGGGCGAGGATGGCAGCGTGCAGGGCATGCTCGATCTGATGCAGATCCCGTACACGCATTCGGGGCTGACCACTTCGGTAATAGCGATCGACAAGGTGCTGACCAAGCAGGCTTTGGTGCCGCATGGCATTCCGATGCCTGGCGGTCACATTGTGCGCTCCGAATGCCTGTATGCGGGCGACCCGCTGCCGCGGCCTTATGTGCTCAAGCCCGTCAACGAAGGCTCGTCGGTCGGTGTCGCCATCGTCAAGGCGGACAGCAATTATGGTGACCCGATTGCGCGCGATGCCGTGGGACCATGGCAGGAATTCGACGAGCTGCTCGCCGAACCTTTCATCAAGGGCCGCGAGCTGACCACTGCCGTGCTCGGCGACCGGGCATTGGGCGTCACCGAGCTGCAGACCAAGTCGGGCTTCTACGACTATGATGCCAAGTATACCGACGGCCTGACGCTGCACATCTGCCCTGCCGACATCCCCGAGGATATCGCGGCGCTGTGCATGGACCTGGCACTGCGCGCGCACAACATCCTGGGATGCAAGGGCGCATCGCGCTCGGACTTCCGCTGGGATGACGAGAAGGGTGTGGACGGGCTGTTCCTGCTCGAAGTCAACACACAGCCGGGTATGACACCGCTCAGCCTGGTTCCCGAACAGGCGGCGCATGTCGGCATAAGCTATGCCGATCTGGTTGAGATTATCGTGGAAAGCGCATTGGGGGGCACCCGGCATGACGACACGGATTAA
- the murB gene encoding UDP-N-acetylmuramate dehydrogenase: MTAAAASIETMPAVAGRLTAHAPLAPLLWFKTGGAADWLFEPKDADDLAEFLAALDPSIPVMALGLGSNLIVRDGGVSGVVVRLGKAFAQVQRTGDMVLRCGAGASGILVSSTARDGGIGGLEFLRSIPGTVGGFVRMNGGAYGREVKDILIDCDVVLRDGSRRTLALADLHYTYRHSELPEGAIVIAATFTGSPAEPAAIQAEMDRIAASREASQPLRSKTGGSTFKNPDGHKAWALVDQAGCRGLMIGGAQVSEKHTNFLINTGTATSADIEALGEEVRSRVKAQSGVELEWEIQRIGSPVA, encoded by the coding sequence ATGACGGCAGCCGCCGCCTCGATAGAAACAATGCCGGCAGTGGCAGGCAGGCTGACGGCGCATGCGCCGCTGGCTCCATTGCTGTGGTTCAAGACCGGGGGCGCGGCCGACTGGCTGTTCGAACCGAAGGATGCCGATGATCTGGCCGAGTTTCTGGCAGCTCTCGACCCTTCCATCCCCGTGATGGCTTTGGGGCTGGGATCGAACCTGATCGTGCGCGACGGCGGTGTGTCCGGCGTCGTCGTGCGGCTGGGCAAGGCGTTTGCGCAAGTTCAGCGCACCGGCGACATGGTTCTGCGCTGCGGGGCAGGGGCCTCGGGCATCCTCGTCTCCTCCACCGCGCGTGATGGTGGCATCGGCGGGCTTGAATTCCTGCGCTCGATCCCCGGCACGGTTGGTGGTTTCGTGCGGATGAACGGCGGGGCCTATGGCCGCGAGGTCAAGGATATCCTCATCGACTGCGACGTGGTGCTGCGCGATGGCTCGCGGCGCACGCTGGCGCTCGCCGACCTGCATTACACCTATCGCCATTCCGAGCTTCCCGAAGGCGCGATCGTCATCGCTGCGACCTTCACCGGATCGCCCGCCGAGCCCGCCGCGATCCAGGCCGAGATGGACCGCATCGCCGCCTCGCGCGAGGCCAGCCAGCCGCTGCGCAGCAAGACAGGCGGATCGACCTTCAAGAACCCCGATGGCCACAAGGCTTGGGCTCTGGTCGACCAGGCGGGCTGTCGCGGCCTGATGATCGGCGGCGCGCAGGTGAGCGAGAAGCACACCAACTTCCTGATCAACACCGGCACCGCCACCAGCGCCGACATCGAGGCGCTGGGCGAGGAAGTGCGCTCCCGCGTGAAGGCGCAATCGGGCGTCGAGCTGGAATGGGAAATCCAGCGGATAGGGAGCCCCGTAGCATGA
- the murC gene encoding UDP-N-acetylmuramate--L-alanine ligase translates to MKGVGVDIGTIHFIGIGGIGMSGIAEVMHNLGYTVQGSDIAEGYVIEGLRKRGIKVMIGHKAENLGDAAVVVTSTAIKRGNPEVDLALETRVPVVRRAEMLAELMRLKSTVAVAGTHGKTTTTSMIAAMLDAGGIDPTVINGGIINSYGSNARLGASEWMVVEADESDGSFLRLDGTIAVVTNIDPEHLDHYGSFDAVKDAFVEFVQNVPFYGAAILCLDHPEVQAILPRVKDRRIVTYGFSAQADIRGDNVVSIPGGNRFDVTVRERDGSTRQISGIEMPMPGRHNVQNAIAAIAVGLQMGMQDSDIITGFAQFGGVKRRFTNVGNVDGITIIDDYGHHPVEIRAVLAAAREGVQNRIIAVVQPHRYSRLGDLMDEFQQAFNDADIVYVAPVYAAGEDPVEGVSAEALASGLKARGHRQARTISGPEELADLLAAEAQDGDMVICLGAGDITKWAAGLADAISARRVAA, encoded by the coding sequence ATGAAGGGCGTCGGAGTCGACATCGGGACCATCCATTTCATCGGCATCGGCGGCATCGGCATGTCCGGGATCGCCGAAGTGATGCACAATCTGGGCTACACGGTGCAGGGGTCCGACATCGCCGAGGGCTATGTCATCGAGGGCCTGCGCAAGCGCGGCATCAAGGTGATGATCGGCCACAAGGCGGAGAATCTGGGCGATGCGGCGGTGGTGGTCACCTCGACCGCGATCAAGCGCGGCAACCCCGAGGTCGATCTGGCGCTCGAGACCCGCGTCCCCGTGGTACGCCGCGCCGAGATGCTCGCCGAGCTGATGCGGCTGAAATCCACCGTCGCGGTGGCGGGCACGCACGGCAAGACCACGACCACCTCGATGATCGCTGCGATGCTCGATGCGGGCGGCATCGACCCTACCGTGATCAACGGCGGCATCATCAACAGCTACGGCTCGAATGCCCGCCTGGGTGCGAGCGAGTGGATGGTGGTCGAGGCTGACGAAAGCGATGGCAGCTTCCTCAGGCTCGACGGCACGATCGCGGTGGTCACCAACATCGATCCCGAACATCTCGACCATTATGGCAGCTTCGACGCGGTCAAGGATGCGTTCGTCGAGTTCGTCCAGAACGTGCCCTTCTATGGCGCGGCGATCCTGTGCCTCGATCACCCCGAGGTCCAGGCGATCCTGCCGCGGGTCAAGGACCGGCGGATCGTCACCTACGGGTTCAGCGCGCAGGCCGATATCCGCGGCGACAATGTCGTCTCGATCCCCGGCGGCAACCGCTTCGACGTCACCGTGCGCGAGCGCGATGGCTCGACCCGGCAGATCAGTGGCATCGAAATGCCGATGCCGGGCCGCCACAATGTTCAGAATGCGATCGCCGCGATCGCGGTCGGCTTGCAGATGGGCATGCAGGACAGCGACATCATCACCGGTTTTGCCCAGTTCGGCGGGGTCAAGCGGCGCTTCACCAATGTCGGGAATGTGGACGGCATCACCATTATCGACGATTACGGCCACCACCCGGTCGAAATTCGCGCGGTGCTGGCCGCCGCGCGTGAGGGCGTGCAGAACCGGATCATCGCGGTGGTCCAGCCGCACCGCTATTCGCGGCTGGGCGATCTGATGGACGAGTTCCAGCAGGCGTTCAACGATGCCGACATCGTCTATGTCGCGCCGGTCTATGCGGCGGGCGAGGACCCGGTCGAGGGCGTCAGCGCCGAAGCGCTGGCAAGCGGCCTCAAGGCACGCGGCCACCGCCAGGCCCGCACGATCAGTGGCCCCGAAGAGTTGGCCGATCTGCTGGCCGCCGAGGCGCAGGATGGCGACATGGTCATCTGCCTGGGCGCGGGCGACATCACCAAATGGGCGGCAGGGCTCGCCGACGCGATCAGTGCGCGGAGAGTGGCAGCATGA
- the murG gene encoding undecaprenyldiphospho-muramoylpentapeptide beta-N-acetylglucosaminyltransferase, with translation MNVSRHYVLAAGGTGGHLIPAFALARELQQRGHHIALVTDERGAKIPGIFEGDQVHILPPGRIAGGPLGWLKGMKGIWAGRNMALNLFETFQPTAVVGFGGYPALPTLLAAQKAGIPTVIHEQNAVLGRVNRFMAGRVNAIATAYKQVDRLNPKHADRVHVVGNPVREEVLELRGQNYPPLLEDGVFRVLVTGGSQGARVLSEVVPDGLAMLPVNLRRRLQVVQQCREEDIEGVRAKYAEHGIPAELATYMNDLPEKLGWSHLFIGRAGASTIAELTAAGRPAILVPLPIATDDHQTANAREMVKAGGARSIRQEAFTPKELAKQIQKMALDPHALENAALAAHKCGYPHAVRDLADLVESFGGAPLVDVIRVAPAAKGHAIGGEALARDTERAEA, from the coding sequence ATGAATGTATCGCGCCATTATGTGCTGGCCGCAGGCGGCACCGGCGGACACCTGATCCCCGCCTTTGCGCTCGCGCGCGAGCTGCAGCAGCGCGGGCACCACATCGCGCTGGTGACCGATGAACGCGGCGCGAAAATTCCGGGGATCTTCGAAGGCGATCAGGTGCACATCCTGCCGCCGGGCCGGATCGCGGGCGGGCCTTTGGGCTGGCTCAAGGGCATGAAGGGCATCTGGGCGGGGCGCAATATGGCGCTCAACCTGTTCGAGACCTTCCAGCCGACCGCGGTCGTGGGCTTTGGCGGCTATCCTGCGCTGCCCACGTTGCTGGCGGCGCAGAAGGCCGGGATCCCCACGGTGATCCACGAGCAGAACGCGGTGCTGGGCCGGGTCAACCGCTTCATGGCGGGGCGGGTCAACGCGATCGCCACCGCCTACAAGCAGGTCGACCGGCTGAACCCCAAACATGCCGACCGCGTGCATGTCGTGGGCAATCCGGTGCGCGAAGAGGTGCTGGAACTGCGTGGGCAGAACTATCCGCCGCTGCTCGAGGACGGCGTGTTCCGCGTGCTCGTCACCGGCGGCAGCCAGGGCGCGCGCGTGCTCTCCGAAGTGGTGCCCGACGGCCTTGCGATGCTGCCGGTCAATCTGCGCCGCCGCCTGCAGGTCGTCCAGCAGTGCCGCGAAGAGGACATCGAAGGCGTTCGCGCCAAATATGCCGAGCATGGCATCCCTGCCGAACTCGCCACCTATATGAACGACCTGCCCGAGAAATTGGGCTGGTCGCACCTGTTCATCGGCCGCGCCGGCGCCTCGACGATTGCCGAACTGACTGCGGCGGGCAGGCCAGCAATCCTGGTGCCGCTGCCGATCGCCACCGACGACCACCAGACCGCCAATGCGCGCGAGATGGTCAAGGCCGGCGGTGCGCGCTCGATCCGGCAGGAGGCGTTCACGCCCAAGGAGCTGGCCAAGCAGATCCAGAAGATGGCGCTTGACCCGCACGCGCTCGAGAACGCCGCGCTGGCCGCGCACAAATGCGGCTATCCGCACGCGGTGCGTGATCTGGCCGATCTGGTGGAAAGTTTTGGCGGTGCGCCATTGGTCGATGTGATCCGGGTGGCGCCTGCCGCCAAGGGACACGCGATCGGCGGCGAAGCACTCGCACGCGATACGGAAAGAGCAGAAGCATGA
- a CDS encoding FtsW/RodA/SpoVE family cell cycle protein, with amino-acid sequence MSDLAATAPAAAQAGPRAYKLPRNLSRRLGRSDRSQLAIWFWELDRVLLALIMMLIAIGLIAVQAASPASARRLSTATETLSPLYFFYRQLGWVIVSLGFMFVVSMLPKREARRLAIIMACICFVLLMLVPIMGNTVNGAKRWIGYGIGIQPSEFLKPAYAVTMGWIISLRVKDPSLPVLKLSAAITLCIAMLLMRQPDLGQTIMFIGIWFTLMLLAGLPMQVVAGGVGLGAVGMTAAYFFYPVATQRINGWLFGAGEYDHVMFAHKTLTGGGLIGTGPGLGTHKFNLPEAHTDYIFSVIGEEFGLLACAAIALVYFAIIARICMRLLEERDLFTIMAVAGLTAQLGGQAFINIAVNLQLFPSKGMTLPFISYGGSSMIALGIGAGLLLSLTRRNPFEDRTLLGQDWSRG; translated from the coding sequence ATGAGCGATCTGGCTGCAACCGCTCCCGCTGCCGCACAGGCAGGCCCGCGTGCCTACAAGCTGCCGCGCAATCTCAGCCGCCGCCTGGGCCGCAGCGACCGCTCGCAGCTGGCGATCTGGTTCTGGGAACTCGACCGCGTGCTGCTGGCGCTGATCATGATGCTGATCGCCATCGGGCTGATTGCGGTGCAGGCGGCATCGCCCGCCAGCGCGCGGCGGCTCTCGACCGCGACCGAAACGCTGAGCCCGCTCTATTTCTTCTATCGGCAATTGGGCTGGGTCATCGTCAGCCTGGGCTTCATGTTCGTGGTCTCAATGCTGCCCAAGCGCGAGGCGCGGCGGCTGGCGATCATCATGGCGTGCATCTGCTTCGTGCTGCTGATGCTGGTGCCGATCATGGGCAACACGGTCAACGGCGCCAAGCGCTGGATCGGTTACGGCATCGGCATCCAGCCCTCGGAATTCCTCAAGCCTGCCTATGCGGTGACCATGGGCTGGATCATCTCGCTGCGGGTCAAAGACCCCAGCCTGCCGGTGCTCAAGCTCTCGGCAGCGATCACTTTGTGCATCGCCATGCTGCTGATGCGCCAGCCGGATCTCGGCCAGACGATCATGTTCATCGGCATCTGGTTCACGCTGATGCTGCTGGCCGGGCTGCCGATGCAGGTGGTCGCTGGCGGCGTCGGGCTGGGCGCGGTCGGCATGACCGCCGCCTATTTCTTCTATCCGGTCGCCACCCAGCGCATCAACGGCTGGCTGTTCGGCGCGGGCGAATATGACCATGTCATGTTCGCGCACAAGACGCTCACCGGCGGCGGCCTCATCGGCACCGGCCCGGGGCTAGGCACGCACAAGTTCAACCTGCCCGAGGCGCACACCGACTATATCTTCTCCGTCATCGGCGAGGAATTCGGCCTGCTCGCCTGCGCGGCGATCGCGCTCGTCTATTTCGCGATCATCGCGCGCATCTGCATGCGGCTGCTCGAGGAACGCGACCTGTTCACCATCATGGCGGTGGCGGGCCTCACCGCGCAGCTGGGCGGCCAGGCGTTCATCAACATCGCGGTGAACCTGCAACTGTTCCCCTCCAAGGGCATGACGCTGCCGTTTATCAGCTATGGCGGATCGTCGATGATCGCGCTGGGCATCGGCGCGGGATTGCTGTTGTCGCTGACCCGGCGTAACCCGTTCGAAGACCGCACTTTGCTCGGTCAGGACTGGAGCCGAGGATGA
- the murD gene encoding UDP-N-acetylmuramoyl-L-alanine--D-glutamate ligase: protein MIVSPAFAAKRYCILGLARSGLATLDALMASGAQCTVWDNREEARETAIANHPDVVIGDPMEIDLAGFDGLIVSPGVPLNRHPVADRARAADVPIIGDIELFALARPSLPPHRVVGITGTNGKSTTTALIHHILREAGVPTIMGGNIGLPILSQPALSPNEAGTGVYVLELSSYQIDLTFSLDCDVAVLLNITPDHLDRYDGFAGYCAAKARLFSMQSNAHVAVIATDDEPTRAIAATLAAPLEVHASDIPAGDQAAWPSLKGPHNAQNIAVALGVAHALGLDEAQTRRSLATYSSLPHRMERVAEHRGVVYVNDSKATNPASTAPALGAFARIHWIVGGLPKGDSLDECAEHFGHVVHAYTIGEAGPVFADQLEKVMPVTRAEMMANAVRSAMDNAKAGDVVLLSPACASFDQFRDFEARGDCFRQIVDALITQDVTQHKDVAQ, encoded by the coding sequence TTGATCGTCTCTCCCGCCTTTGCCGCGAAACGCTATTGCATCCTCGGGCTGGCACGCTCGGGTCTGGCGACGCTCGATGCGCTGATGGCATCGGGCGCGCAGTGCACCGTGTGGGACAATCGCGAGGAAGCGCGCGAGACCGCGATCGCCAACCATCCCGATGTGGTGATCGGCGATCCGATGGAGATCGATCTGGCAGGGTTCGATGGCCTGATCGTCTCGCCCGGCGTGCCGCTGAACCGACACCCGGTGGCAGATCGTGCCCGCGCCGCCGATGTCCCGATCATCGGCGATATCGAGCTGTTCGCGCTTGCCCGTCCCAGCCTGCCGCCGCACCGCGTGGTCGGCATCACCGGGACCAACGGCAAGTCGACCACCACCGCGCTGATCCACCACATCCTGCGCGAGGCGGGGGTGCCGACGATCATGGGCGGCAATATCGGCCTGCCGATCCTGTCGCAGCCGGCGCTGTCGCCCAATGAAGCGGGCACCGGCGTCTACGTGCTCGAGCTGTCGAGCTATCAGATCGACCTGACCTTCAGCCTCGATTGCGATGTCGCGGTGCTGCTCAACATCACGCCGGATCATCTCGATCGCTACGACGGCTTTGCCGGCTATTGCGCCGCCAAGGCGCGGCTGTTCAGCATGCAGAGCAACGCCCATGTCGCGGTAATCGCCACCGATGACGAGCCGACGCGCGCGATCGCCGCCACGCTGGCAGCGCCGCTCGAGGTGCATGCGAGCGATATCCCGGCAGGTGATCAGGCCGCCTGGCCCAGCCTGAAGGGGCCGCACAACGCGCAGAACATTGCCGTCGCGCTGGGCGTGGCTCATGCGCTCGGGCTCGACGAGGCGCAGACGCGCCGCTCGCTCGCCACCTATTCCAGCCTGCCACACCGCATGGAGCGCGTCGCCGAGCATCGCGGCGTGGTGTATGTCAATGACAGCAAGGCTACCAACCCGGCCTCCACCGCGCCTGCGCTGGGCGCATTCGCACGGATCCACTGGATCGTCGGCGGGCTGCCCAAGGGTGACAGCCTCGATGAATGCGCCGAGCATTTCGGCCATGTCGTCCACGCCTACACCATCGGCGAGGCGGGTCCGGTGTTTGCCGATCAGCTCGAAAAGGTGATGCCGGTGACCCGCGCCGAAATGATGGCGAATGCCGTGCGCAGCGCGATGGACAATGCCAAGGCGGGTGACGTCGTTCTGCTTTCCCCGGCCTGCGCCTCGTTCGACCAGTTCCGCGATTTCGAAGCGCGTGGCGACTGCTTCCGCCAGATCGTCGACGCGTTGATCACCCAGGATGTCACCCAGCACAAGGATGTCGCGCAATGA